Sequence from the Pontibacter pudoricolor genome:
TTAAAACGCGTATAACCTAACAAACCATAGAGGATGTGCCCTCCGTCCAGCTGCCCGATCGGCAACAGGTTCAGTGCCGTGAAAAACAAGGCCAGGTAACCTGCAAATAAAATCGGGTAATGGATGATCTCATAGGCATTGGGTACCAGCGACGGGTCTGTGGCTACATAGTGCTCAAAGAACGTAAACAACAGGTTCTTGCCCAACGAAAAATTGCCAGCACCCTGTTCGTATACATGCGCTGCATAGTCCAGCCCGTATTTCTGATACTCCGGGTGGATGGTGAAAATATGTTCCGGCGCAGGCAGGTGCGTAAAGCCGTACCACAGCAACGGAATGGCAACTATAAAACCAGCCAGTGGCCCGGCAATACCAATATCGTAAAACTGCTGCCGTGAGTAAATGCGGCTTTTAATGCGAATAAAAGCACCCATAGTGCCAATTGCAGCTGTAATGCCAAACCACAACGGAATGTAGTAGGGCAGCGTAACCTGCGTCCGGTAATGCCTGGCTGTAAAATAATGCCCGAACTCATGCACCGTCAGTACCCCGAGAAACGGAACAGAAAAGTAAAGTCCAGCCAGAAACTCAGCCCAGGTTATAGTTCCTGTCCAGGTAAATTCTTCCGGCCCCAGGAAAAACAGTTTGCCCGTCATCCACTCGGCCCCGGCTATAGTTGTGGTAATAAAGGTAACTATAAACAGCAGGAGGTGCAGGCCATACTGCCGTTGCTGCTTAGTTAACAACATCCTTAAAAAACGCATTTATAGTTAACGGCGGCTGCAGGTGCAACGTGTTTATGCCCAGGCTATCGGCACTTTTAATATGCTGAATGCTGTCGTCTATAAACAACGTCTCTGCTTTATCCAGATCATTCTCTGCCAGTATCTGCTCAAAAATGGCCGCATCCGGCTTGCGCTTGCCAACTAAATGCGAGTAATAGGTCCGCTCAAACAAAGAGTCGAGGCTGGGAATGGTAAAACTGTGCGCTACTATCTCGTTGAATTTTTTCAGGTGGATGGCGTTGGTGTTGCTGAGCAGGAAAAGCCTGTACTTTTTGCCCAGTTCCTGCAGCAGGTCTATGCGCTCTTTGGGGATGTCGAGCAGCATGGCGTTCCAGGCGGCATCTATTTCCTCATCGGTAGCCTCCAGGTTGTATTCACGGCGCAGGCTATCGCGGAACTGCCCGCAGGTGCTGTTGCCCGTTTCGTATTGGTCGAACAGCTCAGATTGTGCTTTTTGGGTAAATTCCATGGCACTGCCTGTCTTACTGTACTTTAGCAGTTCCTGTATACTTTTATGATAGTCTATGTTGATGATAACGCCACCCAGGTCGAAGATGATGTTTTTAATTTTTTGTAAATCCACGGAAAAATTTTTGCGTTGCATTTGAAAATCTCGATACAAATATGTAGAATTGCACTCCCAAATCAAAGAAAGCACATTTTTGCGCCGACTTTCAGGGACGGGCCTATAGCTCATTCGGTTAGAGCAACTGACTCATAATCAGTAGGTGGCTGGTTCGATTCCAGCTGGGCCCACTTTATATTCAAGCACTTACGTAGAGAAATCTGGTAAGTGCTTTTTTGTTTGCACACCATTTGAATACAGGCTGGCTTAAAAACAAAAGGCGCCTGCCAGTAGGTGATACCGGACAAGTGCCTTCCTTTTATTAGTAGTCTTCTCTCTTCTAAGTCAGCAGCGGCCTTTTTAGTCTTCTTTTTCTTTTCTTTCTCTTTTGCAAATAATCCGGGTATGGCAGTAGTTCGACTTCAGCCTTTAAAATGTTTAATATTAACAAGAAATATTCAATAAGTTTAATGTTATAGCTGTGGCAAGGCAACGTAAATCAAATATATGGTTTGTAGAATATATATCTTGTGTTATATTCTTGAAATAGTAACTTTACCGAAAATTATTTAACCAACTATCATTCCAAGCTAATGAGAAAATTATTACTTATTGCGGCATTAGGTTGCCTTAGTTACACTGCATCTGCACAAGGTGGTGAAAAACAGTCCCGCATCATGTTAAACATTGGTGCTGCCAGCCCTTCAGGTGATTTTGGCGGAAAAAATATTGAAGGTGAAAAAGACGGTTTCGCAAAAACAGGTGCGCTTATTTCAGCTGGTTATGCGATGGACTTGAATAAGAACTTCGCTTTTGGTGCTACCCTAGGCTGGAGAAACAACCCAACCGATATAGATGCCATTGTTGCTGAACTGGGTGGTGAAGAAGCAGGTATGACAAAAGCCGAAGCTACTTCATGGAGAACAACTTATTTAACGGCGGATGCTTATGCGCAATTACCATTAGAGAAGTTGAATCTATATGCAAAAGGCTCTGTTGGTTATGGCTTTTCAAATTCTTCAGGCCTTGACCTGGAAGGAGAATCCGAATGGGGTTCTTATGAAATTACGCAGTCAGAAGCCAAATCAAATGCGCCGGTATTCGGGTTAGGCGTTGGCTTACGTTATGATTTTGGCAAGTTTGGTTTAGGCGCAGAAGTAGGAATGTTTTCTACTACTCCTGAATTTGAATATGAATATGATGGCGAGAAAGAAACGCTGAAGCAGCCAATGACAACTGTTAACACTACCCTACAACTGTCGTATCGTTTGTAAAATACAGCCCTTTATAGCTAATAAAAAGCCCTTGCAGTAGCAGGGGCTTTTTTGTTGGCTATAGTTTAAGTTAAACAAAATTATTAGCCTGCTTGCTTCGCTCTATTAAGATGTAATTGGCATTATACTCATTCATTTGGTAGAGCGCTTGCAGGGCGGATATCAGCGATTCCAGCGGGCTTGCTTTCTTGTTTAAGTTACGGTTGATTTCGAGATAATTCCGGTAGCCCCCGTTCCGCCGATATGCTCAACATAATGATCGGCTTCGATGGGTTTTATTTGGTTGAACTCTTTTGCCAGTACAACATGCGCCAATTTCGACTTCGCTGCTGTTCTATCCTGATAAGTGGCAAATGCATACAGCCGGTACTTATAGGTTAACTCAGTGGAATGGGGTACCATGATGGATGGAAAGAAGTAAGCTGGAAACGGATACAGCTGGCTGATAATTCTTTTCAGGGAGATGTACCTTTCAAAAAATAATAAAATTGTACGCGGCACTTAGGTCTAACATTTTAATAGGTCAGGGGTAATCCGGTTTTCTGACTTGTAGACTTTCAGGGAAGCGTACATAGTGGATTGCTGCTTCTTACATATTTCCCATGCTTGCCTTTAGGAACTCAGTCCTGCTTTTTCACAGAGTAAACCAGAGTTACCCGTCTGTTATTCTGGTCAGAAGTAATTCGGGTCATGATCTTGTATGACTCTTGCCGTGTAGGTTTGTTATTGAGGTCAGCGTTATAAGTCCAGGACATATATAGCATTCTAAACAAATATGCGTTTTTAATGCGATTGCTGTAACTATACTGAAATTTTTTTGTAATATATTTATACGTAATGCTTTGGGGTATTATGAAATATGGCTTTATTTGGTTTAAAGCAAGTACTTGAAGGTGTCAGAATTTAATTATTCGGTTCCGGCTGGGGTCATATTTTAAAAGCACTTATCTCACAAAGTGATAAGTGCTTTTTGTTTTAAATGTAACGTTAGTCAATTACCCGGAAGGTCTGGGAGCTATAACTTCTTGGTTATAACTATAGTTAATTGTAACCCCAAAAGCGCCTTCCGGCCAAGGTCTATAAGGAGTCAATCCACTTCTTTAAATCGTGTTTTGCTTTGCCTGTTTTTTGCTGAAGCTTGCCCAGCCATTCGTCCTGTTTGCCTTCGTCGTATGTCAGGTCATCATCGGTCATGTTGCCGTACTGTTGCTTTATTTTGCCTTTCAGTTCGTTCCAGTTGCCACGCGCTCTATATTCTGTTTCGTTCATAATCGTAGGTTTAATAGTTAAACATGCTGTACTATAGTTTACGCGTGTAGCCCAAATCTGGTAGCAAATCATTCTAATAAAAAAGCCTTCCTGGCATTGTTATTACAAGAGGCAGCTCTTACGCTTAAGCTCACACAGTTGATCAATTTTGGCGAAACAGGAATTGAAAGTTACTCTGGATAGCGACGAATTCGCAGGTTAAGTAAGAGACAAGTATATTCGGGCCTTAGTCAGATAAGTGCCTGTCCGTATTCTCTGCATGGTTTTCCTTTTTTGAGGTTAATTGCAAGTTGGGTAGAAGAGGTAATTCCGGAAATGCTTATTTATTAAACTGTTTCAGCCATTCCAGGGCACTTTTTTTGTCAGTAAACATGCGGGTAGGGTTCTGCGGCTTATTTACCATTATATAAAAATTAGCCATCATTTTTGTAACCGTGGAATTGATAAGTATAGCATTAGCTGTAATCCCTTCGTTACCTTCATTCGCAAAATAATCGCGGGCTTCCTTAGTAAAGTTTTTAATACTGATAACATCTACCAGGCATGGGTAATCCTTATTTTCGGTAAATGCTTTGCGGGCTTGTACGCAGGCTTCTGCCACATGCTGGTCAAGGTTCTCAATCTGTTTATAATAGAAGTGCAGGATACCTTCTTCTATAAACATCATTACATACGGTGTTTCATGTTTTTTTATGGCCTTCTTCAAAATACTCTTTTAAAATGAAATAAATTTTGTTATAATCTTGTTACGTCATTTAAACTAACAATTTTACTAAACTTTGTGGCAAAAATAAGACACAATAACATTATTGATACGGTAGATTCGGTTCTTTCTTTATCAAAGAAAAAAGGAATTATCCATTTACATGCCGAAGACAAGGTATTAACTGGTGAGTCACTTATACTTAACGGTAAAAAGGTATTACATTTCGGTACATGCGGGTATCTTGGCCTGGAGCATCACGCCGCTTTAAAACGGGGAGCTATAGATGCTATTGAGCGATTTGGGACCCAGTTCCCGATGTCACGTACCTATATTTCCAATCCCTTATACAGCGAGCTTGAATCCCTGATTCAGGAAATGTACAAGGTACCGGCTGTTATCTCTAAAAACTGTACACTGGCGCACCAGACCACCATACCAGGTATTATCAGGCAAACCGACCTGGTTATACTTGATCATCAGGCGCATGCCAGCATACAGGAAGCTGTTAAAAAATTACTGGGCCAGGGCGTTGCCGTGGAGATGATCAGGCACAACAACCTGGAAATGCTGGAAGACCGCATTAAAAAGCAGCGCAACAAGTACAACCGTATCTGGTATATGGCCGATGGAGTATACTCAATGTATGGCGATTATGCTCCTGTAAAAGAAATGATTGCACTGGCCGAAAAGTATGAACAACTATACCTGTATGTTGATGATGCCCACGGCATGAGTTGGGCTGGTAAACATGGCACCGGGTATGTTATGAGCCAGATGGACGGCGTGCTTTACCGTAAAATGGTACTTACTGCAAACTTGGGCAAAGGCTTTGGGGCATGTGGCGGCTTGTCTTTGTTTCCGGATGAGGAGTGGTACAACAAGGTAAATAACTTTGGCGGGCCACTTACTTTTTCGGTACAGATAGAGCCTGCGACACTTGGAGCAGCTATTGCCTCAGCTAAACTGCACCTTAGCGACGAAATTGTTACGTATCAGCAGGAATTGCAAAAAAGGATCGACCACTTTAATACACTGCTT
This genomic interval carries:
- a CDS encoding site-2 protease family protein, coding for MLLTKQQRQYGLHLLLFIVTFITTTIAGAEWMTGKLFFLGPEEFTWTGTITWAEFLAGLYFSVPFLGVLTVHEFGHYFTARHYRTQVTLPYYIPLWFGITAAIGTMGAFIRIKSRIYSRQQFYDIGIAGPLAGFIVAIPLLWYGFTHLPAPEHIFTIHPEYQKYGLDYAAHVYEQGAGNFSLGKNLLFTFFEHYVATDPSLVPNAYEIIHYPILFAGYLALFFTALNLLPIGQLDGGHILYGLLGYTRFNRLSPIFFAFFVLYAGLGVISPYNEPLWSDELMVVFVPFTYWAFRKLVENRRYSVGAALFMLLFQYSLATTLPDFAGYIWVWPTYALYLIFVLQPAAPKLKFALYAAIVIVVVQVLISFFFPEADGYSGWLVYSLLLSRVMGLFHPSCPNERPLTPFRKVLGILAFVIFLLCFSPTPFVIE
- a CDS encoding HAD family hydrolase — its product is MDLQKIKNIIFDLGGVIINIDYHKSIQELLKYSKTGSAMEFTQKAQSELFDQYETGNSTCGQFRDSLRREYNLEATDEEIDAAWNAMLLDIPKERIDLLQELGKKYRLFLLSNTNAIHLKKFNEIVAHSFTIPSLDSLFERTYYSHLVGKRKPDAAIFEQILAENDLDKAETLFIDDSIQHIKSADSLGINTLHLQPPLTINAFFKDVVN
- a CDS encoding outer membrane beta-barrel protein, which encodes MRKLLLIAALGCLSYTASAQGGEKQSRIMLNIGAASPSGDFGGKNIEGEKDGFAKTGALISAGYAMDLNKNFAFGATLGWRNNPTDIDAIVAELGGEEAGMTKAEATSWRTTYLTADAYAQLPLEKLNLYAKGSVGYGFSNSSGLDLEGESEWGSYEITQSEAKSNAPVFGLGVGLRYDFGKFGLGAEVGMFSTTPEFEYEYDGEKETLKQPMTTVNTTLQLSYRL
- a CDS encoding CsbD family protein, coding for MNETEYRARGNWNELKGKIKQQYGNMTDDDLTYDEGKQDEWLGKLQQKTGKAKHDLKKWIDSL
- a CDS encoding DUF7793 family protein, producing the protein MKKAIKKHETPYVMMFIEEGILHFYYKQIENLDQHVAEACVQARKAFTENKDYPCLVDVISIKNFTKEARDYFANEGNEGITANAILINSTVTKMMANFYIMVNKPQNPTRMFTDKKSALEWLKQFNK